GGACTATTTTACCATCGAGGAGGATATCCCCAATTTAGAAATTCCATATGCCGGCCCATTGATATCGGAAGGATTGTGTGATTTGGAAGTTAGAGATAATATAGTTTATGCTGAGACAAATGAGGGTCCAAAATCCTTTAAACTAAAATATTACTTGTCCTCAGATTCCTTGTATGACTCTAGCGATTCCCTTATTTTTTCACAGAATCGATATTTTATAGAATCCCAAAATGTTTCCAACTTTTTATCAGTTGCAGGCCTAGCACCTGGCCAATATTATATCCTCACCTATATAGACGCAGATAGTTCTTTTAGTGAACTCAGGGAAGATGATAATATAGGAGCACATAAATTGACGGTTTTGTCATCATTGGAAATACCGATTGTGGACAACTTTGATGACTTGAATTCCAAATGGTTTGCTCATCATGGTCAGAATTGGGTGTTTGGAACTCCGGAGCTGCATCAAATGAGTGGTTCCCACTCTGGTCAAAATGCCTGGAGTATATATAATGGTGGGAATTCTAATATTATTGAATCCCCTTCTTTTAATCCTAGGAAGGCGGACTCTATGTTGCTTGCCTTCTGGTATATGAGTGATAATGCGATGCACCGATTTTCAAACCATTTACCAGTTAGATATATCCAGGATTGCCAGGGATCGGGTAATTATACTAGTTTAGGTCAATTGGAAAGCTCAAAGAATAATACTTGGGAACATGTGAATTTCAGGTTTCCAGAGTCTTTGGATACTTCGGTAGAAGCGCGACTTCAAATTAATAACCTAGGTTTTAACTTAATTATTGATGATGTATATATTGGCCCTCCAAGGCCAGATCTATCCATTGAAAACAAGGATTTTTTACATCATGGAAGTGCTGCGCCAGGTGTGGCTACACTGAATTATGAACTTAATAACTCGGGCCTGAGATGGGCTGATAGCAGTACTACAAAATTTTATTGGTCAACGGATAGTCTATTGGACTCAGGAGATTTGCTGTTAGGGTCAAAAACTGAAGCCTCAATAAGTGATACTTCTTATGTTAACGCCCAGTTTAGTTTTAATAAACCAAGCGCTCAGGCGGGACGGTACTTTATTATCTATCAGTTAGATGCGGACTCAGTTGTTAATGAAATGAGGGAGTATAATAATATTGGTTTTATTCGGTTCGAATTGGTTCCAATTTTTTCCTTACCCTATTTTAATGATTTTGAAACCCAGATTGATGGTTGGACCCATAATGCCACTTTGGCTCAGGATAATTGGCAATGGGGAACCCCTTATGGGGATCGTTTGAATTTTGCCTTCTCAGGTAACAAAGCTCTAATGGCAATTGACACCAGTAGCGATCCAATAAAAAGGAGGGCTCATCTTTATAGTCCTGCATTTGACTTTAGCACTTTGACTGATCCAGCGATGGCCTTTGATATGATTATTGATGGGGATTCAGTCTGTTCATGCAGTTTTGCCGAAATGAACATGAGTTATTCACTCGATGGAGGTGCTACCTGGCAATTACTTGATACCACAAATAATTCCTACAATAAGTGGTATTATCCACAGAATTATAATGCTAGCACTGGAATTGACCATATCTATGGAAACCCATATTCAAGCTCTAAGTTGTTTGACAAGGAGGAAAGGGCCTTTGCAGCGATCAACTTTTATAACAGTCGCGATTTAGCGAGAAATACGCGATATGTAGTGGATTTAAAGTTTTTGGCTGGAAATCCTGATGTTCGATTTCGTTATAATGTAGCTTTTGAGATTTACACTTTTTCAGGTTGGCAAATACCCGAGGGAGTAGTTTTGGATAATTTCGAGATTCAGGACCATTATACAGACTTGGTGGTCGAAAATCAGAAAAACTTGTTGCTTGGTCGTAATCAAGCCAATGTTAGCTTTTCGATGAATGTGCGTAACCTGGGAAATTTTAGGGCTACAAGTACTGTTTCGGAGTATTATTTGTCAGTTGATAGTATTCTGGATCCTAGCGATTTACTTTTAGGGACAGATACTGTATCTGCAATTCGTCCTGATTTGATAAGACACCGCAATTTGTCATTCCCTAGTCCTACAAATCTCTCTTCTTTTAATTATTTGATTTATAAACTTGACGTCAACAATTCATTAGTGGAGTCAGTGGAAAACAACAATATTGGGGCATGGCCTCTCGGAATGGGAGGTGTAACGCAATATCCTTACTACGAAGAGTTTAGTGCAAGTGCTATAAGCGGTTGGAACTATGGCAGTCGAAAGTCTGGAACAACCACTCCTACAGCTTACCGGTTCAGACA
The Croceimicrobium hydrocarbonivorans genome window above contains:
- a CDS encoding CARDB domain-containing protein, producing MVMIRCYSLLGVLIFYLNSFGQSILPPYVNNFDSSNASVGWSHYAITGTDVWELGTPNGLKLFKTLTPSGAWATNLDGVHPKSSIMALQTPAFNLSDTSKTYRIGLALQLYTNSYSNGLNIQYSVNYGPWTLLNGAGNEKTNWYNNQFSCSALAYDPAWSGNNSAYLFKLAFHSLESLKGHSNVRFRIRFGAGSGNNYEGVVMDYFTIEEDIPNLEIPYAGPLISEGLCDLEVRDNIVYAETNEGPKSFKLKYYLSSDSLYDSSDSLIFSQNRYFIESQNVSNFLSVAGLAPGQYYILTYIDADSSFSELREDDNIGAHKLTVLSSLEIPIVDNFDDLNSKWFAHHGQNWVFGTPELHQMSGSHSGQNAWSIYNGGNSNIIESPSFNPRKADSMLLAFWYMSDNAMHRFSNHLPVRYIQDCQGSGNYTSLGQLESSKNNTWEHVNFRFPESLDTSVEARLQINNLGFNLIIDDVYIGPPRPDLSIENKDFLHHGSAAPGVATLNYELNNSGLRWADSSTTKFYWSTDSLLDSGDLLLGSKTEASISDTSYVNAQFSFNKPSAQAGRYFIIYQLDADSVVNEMREYNNIGFIRFELVPIFSLPYFNDFETQIDGWTHNATLAQDNWQWGTPYGDRLNFAFSGNKALMAIDTSSDPIKRRAHLYSPAFDFSTLTDPAMAFDMIIDGDSVCSCSFAEMNMSYSLDGGATWQLLDTTNNSYNKWYYPQNYNASTGIDHIYGNPYSSSKLFDKEERAFAAINFYNSRDLARNTRYVVDLKFLAGNPDVRFRYNVAFEIYTFSGWQIPEGVVLDNFEIQDHYTDLVVENQKNLLLGRNQANVSFSMNVRNLGNFRATSTVSEYYLSVDSILDPSDLLLGTDTVSAIRPDLIRHRNLSFPSPTNLSSFNYLIYKLDVNNSLVESVENNNIGAWPLGMGGVTQYPYYEEFSASAISGWNYGSRKSGTTTPTAYRFRHKVVPGENAYWYDFQSNEFFTDVQQGSSESKAPFIYLYTPTFDFSGSDRIEISFDLMSTGINGGGNLQYSVDGGVTWSLVTAAMGVVKYNWYNNNSLSLLNSEAGWNGQATGYREADLDSTFFQTSAFKGMQQVQFRFQYRSNKYAYGLGSPQGMRLDNFKISSASADLEVDSSQVILNADLTKPLYLPFEIINIGELQSRPFKSRFYLSLDNVWDTSDIQIGVINHPSLYFGSTLRDSIIINHPSPLHQNEYYVFWLTDSDQNNFESNEENNFGSYKLVYPEYPNLSGNSKHDTIYCLPSLYRVHPYYFVKNASVEHAGPSALAFYWSIDSILSQSDIFLDSVNISSLNAGDSLSGQHLALAFPWPSPSRLSYILYEIDYLDQVYEKNEEDNVSVIALIVDSVNHIDENSLENVIRVNFRANALEINCNEGIPSGAFQLVVLNSSGAIIAQSKMALTEGDHKLELQSPLAAGIYIVQIFNEEYFYSEKLVKLN